TTCTTAGCGCTGAGGTTTCAGTATGTTCGTGCCGATTGGCTGATTTTTGGAGTTTTGGCCGTCTATGCCGTTTATGGCGTGTTTCGTGGGTTTCGGTATCACTCCATACGTCAACAAAGGCAATTGAAATCAGTCAAAGAAGAGATGGAGACTACGAATCCCGTTCGGAAAATGTGAGGGTCGGCTTGAGACAATCCTCTAACAGTTATAAGAAGAATTTGTGACGGGTCCCAAATGGGACCCGTTTCGTTTTGACGCTTTTTCGGCAGGATGCTAAACTAAAACCACTACCCCAATATTTACAAAGTTGTACGATGGCGCGTACGGTGGCACGTGAGTAAAAATTTTGGCCATCCTCTAGCAATTCGTCAATGACATGACTAAGAGGACGCTGCTTATGCCCATACTAATGACAGGAGGTGACTGAATTATGATAAAAAAGGTGGTTCACTTATTCTTTGCGGTAATCGGGGTAGTCCTTGGCTATACGTTTGCTCCGGACTTATTCACTCGTGTTTTTCATCTCGGCAATAATCCAGTTTTTCAGTCCAAGTGGTTTGGTGCCGCAATCGGTGGTGCATTGTTCATTTTGGCAACCATTTCGTTGGTCAATTATGTCTCCGCACTTTTACGGTGGTTGGAAGAGCGCTTAAAGAGTGCTCCCCTATCGGACATTCTCGGGGGCACGATTGGCATGGTCATCGGACTGGTTGTCGCCTATCTGTTCTCGCCGGAAATCCGGGCGATTCCCGTTGTTGGCGTACCTGTTCAGTTTTTTGTGAGCATCTTTTTTGCATACCTCGGTTTGCGGATTGGTTTCACCAAGCGGGAGGATCTTCTGAACCTCTTCGCAGGTAAGCTGTCTTTGAAGGATCGGGGTGACAAAGATCGCAAAAACAACGGTATGCGACCTGGCGAAGCCAAGCTATTAGACACATCTGTGATTATCGATGGTCGTATCGCAGATTTAGTGGAGACGGGCTTCTTGGATGGGACGCTCATCATTCCATCATTTGTGCTGGAGGAGTTGCAGCACATCGCTGACTCATCGGATGTCCTTAAGCGCAATCGGGGACGCCGCGGATTGGACGTGCTCAATCGGATCCAAAAGGAATTGAAGGCGCCTGTGCAAATCGTCGAGATCGATTTCGAGGACATTCAAGAAGTGGATTCAAAGCTCGTGAGACTTGCTAAAAAGATGAGCGGTAAAGTCATGACGAATGACTTTAACTTGAACAAAGTGTGTGAGTTGCAGGGTGTGTCTGTCCTAAACATTAACGACCTTGCAAATGCCCTGAAGCCCATTGTGCTTCCTGGGGAGGAGTTGCACGTACAAGTTATCAAAGACGGAAAAGAGTATAATCAAGGTGTTGCCTACCTAGATGACGGGACGATGATCGTCATTGAAGGTGGTCGCGAGTATATCGGTGGTATGTTGACCGTCTTGGTTACCAGCGTGCTTCAAACATCGGCAGGACGCATGATATTTGCAAAGCCGAAGTTGCTTGAGAAGGCATTGTGACAGTTGTGTTCGATTCTTGTGAACACCCGTGTTTCATAGAGGACGCAGTCCACAATGACACTTGTAACAGGACCGGCGCCAAGCCGGTCCTGTTTTGCGAAGTTACGGGTCCACCTCGGGGAAAGGTTGGCGCACATGTTTTTTGCGGTTGTGGTTGCAGCGGGGCAAGGAAGGCGAATGGGGTTTAAAAAGCAGTTTATGGACTTAGCTGGAAGGCCCATGTGGATTCGGTCTACGGGCGCCATGTTTACGGGCGGTGTAGAGTGTACAGTCGTCGTGACCAGCAAGGAAGACCACGGCGCTTTCGCCGCTGAACTGCGGAGTATGGAATGGGCGAGTCGATGTCATCTGGTCGTAGGGGGTGACACGCGGCACGAATCCGTTGTTGCAGGGATTCGTCGAATTTGGGACATCGTTAAAGACAAGAGGGTGGATCCCAACAGTGTCCTCGTCGCTGTTCACGATGCAGCTCGTCCCTTTGTTGCATCGGACGACATCCGTCGAGCGTTTGCACGCGCGTCCGAGCATGGTGCTGCCATCCTTGGTCGGTTTTGTCGCGACACTGTTAAATGGGTCGAGCAGGACATGGTTGAGAAGACCATTCCCCGAGAGAAGCTCTTTCTTGCAGAGACACCACAGGTCATTCGGGGAGATATTGTTCGCAGAGCCTATTTTGACGCCAAATTGGACACAACACCAACGGACGACAGCGCATTGCTTGAGGAATTGGGGATTCCCGTCACGTGTGTCGAGTCAACTCGTTACAACGGGAAGGTCACGACGCCAGCTGATTTAGACTACGCAAATTGGTTGGCAAGCAAATTGTGGGGGAACGAGATTTGATATGAGAATTGGATTTGGATTTGACGTACACGAAGTTGCGCCGGATCGTCCATTGGTGCTGGGCGGCGTGCAGATACCCGCTGAGTTTGGGCTCTTAGGTCATTCAGATGCCGATGTCGTGCTACATGCGGTGATGGATGCCATGCTTGGCGCCCTTGCGTTGGGAGACATCGGTCAGCACTTCCCCAACACGGACAGTCGCTACAAGGATGCCGACAGTTACGCACTCTTGCAGCGCGTGTGGACACTCGTGACCAGTCAGGGGTACAAGTTGGGCAACCTCGACGTCATGGTGTTGGCGGAGGCACCAAAATTGACTCCCCACGTGGGCAAAATGCGGGAGCGTATAGCCAGCGCATGTGAAGCGAACACCGGCCAGATATCCGTCAAGGCGACGACAATGGAGACACTTGGTTTCGTTGGCCGACGTGAGGGTATCGCGGCACAGGCTGTCGTGCTGTTGGTTTCGAATGTCGTGTGACGCGTATCATAAGCGTGTCCCGTTTTCACTCCCACAGAGGAACCTCGTATTAAGACTTTAATTTGAAGGAGTATCATCAAAAATGACTGTTCGCGTTCGGTTTGCTCCAAGTCCAACAGGACATTTACATATTGGCAGTGTGCGCACTGCACTCTTTAACTTCCTTTTCGCTCGTCGCCATGGCGGAAAACTCATCTTACGCATTGAGGATACGGACACCAATCGCAACATTGAGGGTGCCGAATTGCAGTTCCTCGAAGGGTTCCGGTGGCTCGGTGTAGAGTGGGATGAAGGTTTCGATGTCGGTGGTCCGCACGCTCCGTATCGATGTATGGAGCGATTGGATCTATATCGCGATCACGTCACACAACTGCTCGCCAAAGGCATCGCTTATCCCTGTTTTTGCAGCGACGAGGAATTGGCAGCAGAGCGTGAAGCAGCGGAGCGCGAAGGACGGGTGCCTAGGTACAGCGGGAAGTGTTACGCACTTTCCCACGAAGAACGGGAAGCGAAAATGGCTTCTGGCGAGTCTTACAGCATTCGCTTCCACGTCCCTGCGGGCGAGGAACTCGTTGTGGACGACATCATTCGCGGCCAAGTGACATTCCAAACGGATGACATTGGGGACTTCGTCATTGTCAAATCAAACGGGATCCCGACATACAACTTCCAAGTGGTGGTTGACGATGCGGCTATGGAAATTACTCACGTCATTCGCGCGGAGGAACATTTGTCGAACACGCCTCGGCAATTGCTTGTATACCACGCGTTTGGTTTTGCTGTGCCGAAGTTTGCTCACTTGCCTATCGTTCTCGATCACAACCGAAAAAAACTGAGCAAACGCGACCCGAACGTGCTTCCAATTCAGCAGTACGAGGCACTTGGTTATGTTCCACACGCCATCATTAACTTTCTGGCACTGCTCGGTTGGTCACCAGAGGGCGAAGAGGAGTTATTTGATCTCGAAGCGCTCTGCAGCCAGTTCGATCTCGCTCGTGTCAGCAAGGCGGGCGCCGTCTTCGACGTTGACAAACTCAACTGGATGGCAAACCAATATTTCAAGGCTTTGCCTCTAGAGACGGCAACGGACATGGTTGAGCAACAGTTGGAACGGGCAGAGCGCCGAGTCCCGGCCGCTACGTCTGCCAACTGGTTGCAGGAAGTCGTGTCGCTTTACCAAGACCAGATGGCTTGTGCTGCCGATTTTCTCAGACTATCGGAGGGTTTTTTCACGCCGAGTGTATCGTTTGAGGAAGAGGCACAAACGATACTTCAAGACGAAGCAGCAAGAGCCGTCGTCGAAGCTTACTTGTCGCTGGCACGAGAGGATCAGGAGTGGACGGCGGATGCGAGTCGCGCCCGTTTTAAACAGATTCAGAAAGACAAGGGTGTCAAAGGTCGTGCTCTGTTCATGCCGGTTCGCGCTGCCGTTACTGGTGCAGTTCACGGTCCCGATTTGCAACGGACTATCGCACTGTTGCCCCGTGAATGGGTTCTTGATCGACTTGCAAGAGCCCTATCATTAACGTCATAATGGTGATAAACAAATTAAACATATGAACGTGGCAGGAGGACTTGTGCAAACGTCCATCACAGAGAGTGTCCACCTGGAGGAACCCAGGCTGTAAGTGGTCACATGGGCTGCATCGGTACGTGCGCCTGCTGAATATATCGGAAAGAACAGCCCCAACCACGACTGGTGCGTGGCGGCTTAGTAAAGTCCGACGGTGGCACCGTTACATGCGTCAAGTGGACTCATAAACCTGGTTTGCGGGAGTGAGTCAACCAGAGTGGAACCGCGGGAACACCGTCTCTGAATGGAGACGGTGTTTTTTTACGTGGCAAGCCCGCCAGTTCCGGCGCATTTGATGAAGAAGAACCAAAAGGCAATGGAAGGATGAGGAATTGTGGCGATTGTCCTCTACAACAGTATGTCGGGGAAGAAAGAAGAACTTCAGACGATTGAGCCTGGCAAAATTCGCTTTTACGCCTGCGGCCCGACCGTGTATAACTACTTTCACCTTGGCAATGCGAGAATGTTTATTTCGTTTGATACCATTCGTCGTTACCTGGAGTATCGGGGTTATGAGGTTCGGTTTGTGCAGAATTTCACGGATGTCGATGATCGGATTATTCAACGGGCAAATGAACTCGGTATCAGTCCTCGGGAACTGGCGGAGAAGAACATTCAAGACTACTTCGACGACGCGGCCGCGCTGTACATTCAGCCTGCAACCGTGCATCCGCGAGTAACGGAATGCATTCCCGAGATCATCCAGTATATCGATGACCTGATCAAGGGTGGACACGCCTACGAACGGAACGGCAATGTTTATTTTGACACATCATCATTCGACGAGTACGGTAAGCTTTCTCACCAGTCGCCGGAGGATATGCGGGCAGGCTTTAGAGTCGATGTGCAAGAAGAGAAGGACGATCCGACCGACTTCGCACTCTGGAAGGCCGTCAAGCCCGGCGAGGAATTCTGGGAGAGCCCGTGGGGACCTGGCCGCCCAGGCTGGCATATCGAATGCTCTGTCATGAACGCTTTATATTTGGGCGAGGAAATCGATATCCATGCAGGGGGTCGTGACCTCATTTTCCCTCATCATGAAAACGAGATCGCTCAGAGCGAAGCGCATTCAGGTGAAGTGTTTGCAAGGTACTGGTTACACAACGGAACGCTTAACATCAACGGTGAGAAAATGTCCAAATCCACTGGGAACTTCATCATGACTCGCGATCTGCTTGAGCGCCAAGACCCGCGGACGATTCGATTTTTCCTGCTCAGCGCGCACTATCGTCATCCATTAAATTACACGGAAGAAGCACTGGTCCAAGCTGAGCAGGGTTTGCTTCGGATTGATCGACTTGTTCAAAGTATCGACCATCGTATATCGGCTCTCAAAGAGATCCAAGATATCGTGTCTGTGCAAGGAACAGGTCCGCGAGACACGGTTGCTTCCGATATTGAGCGGATTCGTACCGAGTTTGTCACGGCCATGGATGACGATTTTAACACCGCGGACGGAATTTCAGCCATTTTTGAAGGGGTACGCCAGATCAACTCGCGATTGAATGAAACGGATATGACCAT
This is a stretch of genomic DNA from Alicyclobacillus dauci. It encodes these proteins:
- a CDS encoding PIN/TRAM domain-containing protein — its product is MIKKVVHLFFAVIGVVLGYTFAPDLFTRVFHLGNNPVFQSKWFGAAIGGALFILATISLVNYVSALLRWLEERLKSAPLSDILGGTIGMVIGLVVAYLFSPEIRAIPVVGVPVQFFVSIFFAYLGLRIGFTKREDLLNLFAGKLSLKDRGDKDRKNNGMRPGEAKLLDTSVIIDGRIADLVETGFLDGTLIIPSFVLEELQHIADSSDVLKRNRGRRGLDVLNRIQKELKAPVQIVEIDFEDIQEVDSKLVRLAKKMSGKVMTNDFNLNKVCELQGVSVLNINDLANALKPIVLPGEELHVQVIKDGKEYNQGVAYLDDGTMIVIEGGREYIGGMLTVLVTSVLQTSAGRMIFAKPKLLEKAL
- a CDS encoding IspD/TarI family cytidylyltransferase, producing the protein MFFAVVVAAGQGRRMGFKKQFMDLAGRPMWIRSTGAMFTGGVECTVVVTSKEDHGAFAAELRSMEWASRCHLVVGGDTRHESVVAGIRRIWDIVKDKRVDPNSVLVAVHDAARPFVASDDIRRAFARASEHGAAILGRFCRDTVKWVEQDMVEKTIPREKLFLAETPQVIRGDIVRRAYFDAKLDTTPTDDSALLEELGIPVTCVESTRYNGKVTTPADLDYANWLASKLWGNEI
- the ispF gene encoding 2-C-methyl-D-erythritol 2,4-cyclodiphosphate synthase, producing the protein MRIGFGFDVHEVAPDRPLVLGGVQIPAEFGLLGHSDADVVLHAVMDAMLGALALGDIGQHFPNTDSRYKDADSYALLQRVWTLVTSQGYKLGNLDVMVLAEAPKLTPHVGKMRERIASACEANTGQISVKATTMETLGFVGRREGIAAQAVVLLVSNVV
- the gltX gene encoding glutamate--tRNA ligase, with protein sequence MTVRVRFAPSPTGHLHIGSVRTALFNFLFARRHGGKLILRIEDTDTNRNIEGAELQFLEGFRWLGVEWDEGFDVGGPHAPYRCMERLDLYRDHVTQLLAKGIAYPCFCSDEELAAEREAAEREGRVPRYSGKCYALSHEEREAKMASGESYSIRFHVPAGEELVVDDIIRGQVTFQTDDIGDFVIVKSNGIPTYNFQVVVDDAAMEITHVIRAEEHLSNTPRQLLVYHAFGFAVPKFAHLPIVLDHNRKKLSKRDPNVLPIQQYEALGYVPHAIINFLALLGWSPEGEEELFDLEALCSQFDLARVSKAGAVFDVDKLNWMANQYFKALPLETATDMVEQQLERAERRVPAATSANWLQEVVSLYQDQMACAADFLRLSEGFFTPSVSFEEEAQTILQDEAARAVVEAYLSLAREDQEWTADASRARFKQIQKDKGVKGRALFMPVRAAVTGAVHGPDLQRTIALLPREWVLDRLARALSLTS
- the cysS gene encoding cysteine--tRNA ligase, with protein sequence MAIVLYNSMSGKKEELQTIEPGKIRFYACGPTVYNYFHLGNARMFISFDTIRRYLEYRGYEVRFVQNFTDVDDRIIQRANELGISPRELAEKNIQDYFDDAAALYIQPATVHPRVTECIPEIIQYIDDLIKGGHAYERNGNVYFDTSSFDEYGKLSHQSPEDMRAGFRVDVQEEKDDPTDFALWKAVKPGEEFWESPWGPGRPGWHIECSVMNALYLGEEIDIHAGGRDLIFPHHENEIAQSEAHSGEVFARYWLHNGTLNINGEKMSKSTGNFIMTRDLLERQDPRTIRFFLLSAHYRHPLNYTEEALVQAEQGLLRIDRLVQSIDHRISALKEIQDIVSVQGTGPRDTVASDIERIRTEFVTAMDDDFNTADGISAIFEGVRQINSRLNETDMTIADLEGYRRVVVELMSVIGIPEKQVQTLEEEVAELIEERIQARKNRNFGRADEIRDELKHRGIILEDTPQGTRWSFAE